Genomic window (Synergistaceae bacterium):
AGTTATCAGAGGGTCAGAGCTTTCAGCTCCACATCCGACGGCTTCGAGATAGCGGAGGCGGACCTGAGGCTCAGGGGCCCCGGCGAGGTGTGCGGCGTCCGCCAGTCGGGCATCACGGACTTCAGGATCGCCGACCTGAGAAGGGACCAGGAGCTGCTGCTTCTCGCCCGCAAAGAGGCCTTCTCCCTGGTGGATAGGGATGGGGCGCTGCAGGGCAGTCCGTTGCTAGCACAGAGGGTGAATCACGTGCTGGGGAGGTCGCTGAACCTTGTCGAGACAGCGTGATAGGAGGAGGGGCAGATCGCCCGAGGATTACCTCGTATCGCTGCTCGATCACTCCCCCCAGACCAGGGGAGTCGCCCTGGAGAAGCTTCTTCGAAGGGGCGTTCCGCGAGATGAGGCGGAGGAGCTGCTCGACAGGTTCGAGCAGGCCGGCTGGATCGACGACGCCGCCTACGCCGTGCTGTTCGTGGACTCCCACGAAGAGTGGGGCCTCCGCAGGCTGCGCGACGAGCTCGCCGCGAGGGGGGTCGCTCGCGACCTGGTAGAGAGGGCGTTGGAGGAGGTCGACGAGGAGGATCGGGCGGCCGCTCTCGTGGAGGAGTGGTCGAGCCTGGGTATGGAGCGTTCGAAGATGGAGGGCAGGCTGCTGCGGCGCGGTTTTTCCCCCTCCGTCTGCAGAAATTCACTTGACGGGGCTTGTTAGGGGCGAATATCAACTGTACAATATCAGTGGCATGGAGGAGAGTGCCCCCCATGTCTTGTAGACTTATGGCACCTTGAAAATAAAATCGAGGAGTGATAGTTGCGCAATGAATCTTTTCAACGTGATAATGGCGTTTTTACTTGGTATCGCCGCCGGCGCCGGAGCAGGCTTCCTGTTCTCAAAGTCCTTCGGGAAGAAGAACATAATGAACGCCAAGGTGCAGGCCCAGGTGATACTTAGAGAGGCGTCGATAGCGGCCGAACAGGCGAAGCGCGAGAGGCTCACCGAGGCGAAAGAGGAGGCCTTCAGGCTTCGCCAGGAGATAGAGCGCGAGGGCAAGGAGCGCCGATCGGAGCTTCAGCGAGCGGAGCGGCGGCTGGAGCAAAAGGAGGAGAACCTGGATCGCAAGCTCGACAGGGTGGCTCACCGCGAGGACGAGCTGAAGGCCAGGCAGGAGGAGCTCGACTCCAGGATGATCGAGGTCGACGGGATCAAAAAGAGGCAGCTAGAGCGCCTCGAGGAGATCGCTAGGATGACCTCGGACGAGGCGAGGGATCTTCTCCTTCGGAGGACGGAGGAGGAGGCGCAGCATATTCTGGGCCTTCGTCTGAAGGAGCTGGAGGAGAAGTCGAAGAGAGAGGCCGACAGGAAGGCACGGGAGATAATAGTGACCGCGGTTCAGCGCTGCGCGGTCGAGCACACGTCGGAGGCGGCGGTCAGCGTGGTTCACCTGCCTTCCGACGAGATGAAGGGGCGCATAATAGGCAGGGAAGGCAGAAACATAAGGACGTTCGAGACCATCGCCGGTGTCGACCTCATAGTGGACGACACCCCCGAGGCGGTGACTCTCAGCAGCTTCGATCCCGTAAGGCGCGAGATAGCCAGGATTGCGCTGGAGCGCTTGGTGGTCGACGGGAGGATACATCCCGCCCGGATAGAGGAGCTGATAGAAAAGGCGACACGCGACGTCGAGGCGCAGATAGTGGAGGCAGGAGAGGGTGCCCTTCTGGACACCGGCGTCAAGAACATGCACCCGGAGCTGGTCCACACTCTAGGTCAGCTTAAGTTCCGCTTCAGCTACGGGCAGAACGCCCTGCAACATAGCCTCGAGGTGGCCTACCTGTCCGGCATGATAGCGGCCGAACTGGGGATAGACGAGGAGATCGCCCGCCGAGCCGGGCTGCTGCACGACCTGGGCAAGGCGGTGGACCACAAGATAGAGGGGCCGCACGCCCTGATCGGGGCTGACCTGGCGAAGAGGTTCAACGAGAGCCCCGAGGTAGTGAACGCCATAGCCGCGCACCATGAGGACCAGGAGGCCAAGAGCGTCTACGACGTGATAGTGGCCGCGGCGGACGCGGTGAGCGCGTCACGGCCGGGAGCAAGGCGCGAGAGTTTGGACGCGTACGTCAAGAGGCTCGAGAAGCTCGAGGAACTTGCGAAGACTTTCAACGGCGTAAGCAAGGCCTACGCCATACAGGCGGGCCGCGAGATACGGGTGGTGGTGAGCCCCAACATCTCCGACGACGCGATTGTGCACAAGATCGCATTCGACGTGGCGCGGAAGATCGAGGAGGAGCTGAAGTACCCGGGGCAGATAAAGGTCACGGCGACCAAGGAGACCCGCGCCACCGAGTACGCAAAGTAGCGGTTATGAAGATACTCTTCATAGGCGACATCATTGGTCGTCCCGGCAGGAAGGTCGTGGCGGAGGTTCTGCCGCGACTGGCCGAGAGGGAGGGAGGCTTCGACTTCGTCCTGGCCAACTGCGAGAACGCGGCGGCCGGCAAGGGTATAACAAGAAAGGTCGCGGACGAGCTCTTCGCGGCCGGCATATCGGGCTTGACATCGGGCAATCATATCTGGGACAAGCCCGAGGGGATCCAGTTCATGGCGGAGGAGCCGAGGGTCGTGCGCCCCGCGAACTACCCGGACGCCTGCCCCGGCCAGGGGTGGATGACCCTTGAGAAGGGGGATCGCAAGCTGGTGGTGGCCAACCTTATCGGAAGGGTCTTCATGGCACCGCTGGACTGCCCCTTCAGGAAGGCGGACGAGATAGTGGCCGCCGCCGGCGATCTGCCGGTGTTCGTCGATTTTCACGCAGAGGCGACGTCAGAGAAGAGGGCCCTCGGCTACTACCTCGACGGAAGGGTCGCCGCGTTCGTGGGCACGCACACTCATGTGCAGACCGCGGACGAGGAGATCCTCCCCGGGGGGACGGCCTTCATCACCGACGCGGGGATGACCGGCGGGCACAGAAGCTCGATCGGCGTGAAGCTCGAAGGCGTCATCTCAAGGTACCTCACCGGCATGCCGGCGAAGTACGAGGTCTCCTCCGACGGGCTTGCGTTGAACGGGGTGATAATAACTCTGGACGACGAGACCGGTAGGGCGACCGGTATAACAAGGGTGTTCGAGAGGCTTTCCTTCTAGAAGAGGAGCCCCGGACTTTACGATGACAGACCGAGACGAGCGGTGAGCAGCTTTCCGCTCGTCTTCTTTTTTCAGCAGATTCGGGGCAGTAGCTCCCCGAACGGCATGTCAACCAGCCGCTCTCCGCCGATCGATGTCCTCATGGACACCATCCCTCTCGGTTCGCCGGCCGTGACCTCGCCGATCAGAGAGGCCCCCGAACAGAGGGGGGACTCGGACAGGAGGGAGAGGACGGCGTCCGCGTCGGACGGGTCGCACGCCGCCACTGCGCACCCCTCGCACGCCATGTAGACAGGGTCGAAGCCAAGGACGTCGCACACGGACCACACCTCGTCGTCGATGGGGATGCTCTCCTCGTCGAGGGAGAGGTGCAGCCCGGAGGCCTCGGCCCACTCGCAGAGCACTGCCCCGAGCCCCCCCCGCGTGCAGTCCCTCATGCAGCGCAGTCCATCGAGGGCGAGCAGTGGCTCGAGCGCGGACCAAAGCGGGGCGCAGTCGCTGATCAGGCCGGATACAGAGAGGTTGTAGCGGGCAGCGGCGATGGTCGCCCCGTGGCGTCCGACGGGGCCGGATACGATGAGCGAGTCCCCGGGCCTGATGTTTCCCGCCTGCAGAGGGGCGCGGCTTTTGACCTTCCCGAAGGCGGTCCCGAAGAAATAGACACCGTCGATCGCCCCGGAGGGAACCACCTTGGTGTCCCCCGCCGCCAAACTCATCCCTATCGATTCGCAGGTTCGCGCGGCGCTCTCCATGTACGTCGCCAGCTCATCCGCTGGAAAACCCTCCTCGATGATCAGGCCGATGCCGAGGAAATCCGGTGATGCCCCTCTCACGGCAAGATCGTTTACACAGCCGCAGACGCAGAGATGCCCCATGTCGCCGCCGGGGAAGGTCCTAGGTGAGACTGTGAAGC
Coding sequences:
- the rny gene encoding ribonuclease Y; the encoded protein is MAFLLGIAAGAGAGFLFSKSFGKKNIMNAKVQAQVILREASIAAEQAKRERLTEAKEEAFRLRQEIEREGKERRSELQRAERRLEQKEENLDRKLDRVAHREDELKARQEELDSRMIEVDGIKKRQLERLEEIARMTSDEARDLLLRRTEEEAQHILGLRLKELEEKSKREADRKAREIIVTAVQRCAVEHTSEAAVSVVHLPSDEMKGRIIGREGRNIRTFETIAGVDLIVDDTPEAVTLSSFDPVRREIARIALERLVVDGRIHPARIEELIEKATRDVEAQIVEAGEGALLDTGVKNMHPELVHTLGQLKFRFSYGQNALQHSLEVAYLSGMIAAELGIDEEIARRAGLLHDLGKAVDHKIEGPHALIGADLAKRFNESPEVVNAIAAHHEDQEAKSVYDVIVAAADAVSASRPGARRESLDAYVKRLEKLEELAKTFNGVSKAYAIQAGREIRVVVSPNISDDAIVHKIAFDVARKIEEELKYPGQIKVTATKETRATEYAK
- a CDS encoding TIGR00282 family metallophosphoesterase, which gives rise to MKILFIGDIIGRPGRKVVAEVLPRLAEREGGFDFVLANCENAAAGKGITRKVADELFAAGISGLTSGNHIWDKPEGIQFMAEEPRVVRPANYPDACPGQGWMTLEKGDRKLVVANLIGRVFMAPLDCPFRKADEIVAAAGDLPVFVDFHAEATSEKRALGYYLDGRVAAFVGTHTHVQTADEEILPGGTAFITDAGMTGGHRSSIGVKLEGVISRYLTGMPAKYEVSSDGLALNGVIITLDDETGRATGITRVFERLSF
- the hypE gene encoding hydrogenase expression/formation protein HypE, giving the protein MLIGLGHGSGGRQSQKLVQALLAPFYRRGIGPELEDSALLPGGYAMTVDGFTVSPRTFPGGDMGHLCVCGCVNDLAVRGASPDFLGIGLIIEEGFPADELATYMESAARTCESIGMSLAAGDTKVVPSGAIDGVYFFGTAFGKVKSRAPLQAGNIRPGDSLIVSGPVGRHGATIAAARYNLSVSGLISDCAPLWSALEPLLALDGLRCMRDCTRGGLGAVLCEWAEASGLHLSLDEESIPIDDEVWSVCDVLGFDPVYMACEGCAVAACDPSDADAVLSLLSESPLCSGASLIGEVTAGEPRGMVSMRTSIGGERLVDMPFGELLPRIC
- a CDS encoding RecX family transcriptional regulator, whose translation is MSRQRDRRRGRSPEDYLVSLLDHSPQTRGVALEKLLRRGVPRDEAEELLDRFEQAGWIDDAAYAVLFVDSHEEWGLRRLRDELAARGVARDLVERALEEVDEEDRAAALVEEWSSLGMERSKMEGRLLRRGFSPSVCRNSLDGAC